Genomic DNA from Vagococcus luciliae:
ACAAAAAATCTGGTATTGGTCGAGAAACACATAAAGCAATTCTTGATGCGTATAGCCAATTTAAAAATATTTACATCGATACAAAGGAAACTGGGTTTAACCTTTATTAAAAAAGGACTTTAATAAAATTTTCTGAAAATAACGTCAAAGATTGTGATTTGACTAGCAAAAAAAACTAAAGAGTGTTAAAATAATGGTGTTAGTTAAGTATCACCTATATAAAATAGAGTGATAACATAATAGGAGGAATTTAATTATGGCATTAGTATCAGCAACAGAAATGTTAAAAAAAGCTAAAGAGGGCAAATATGCAGTTGGTGCATTCAACACAAACAATTTAGAATGGACTAAAGCTATCCTAAAAGGTGCACAAGAATCTAATTCTCCAGTAATGATTCAAACTTCTATGGGTGCTGCAAAATATATGGGTGGCTACCAAGTATGTTACGATTTAGTTAACGACTTAATTGACTCAATGGGAATTACAGTTCCAGTAGCATTACACTTAGACCATGGTGAATACGAAGATGCATTAAAATGTATCGAAATTGGTTACACATCTGTAATGTTTGATGGTTCTCACTTACCATTTGAAGAAAACTTAGAAAAAGCAAAAGATGTTGTTGCTAAAGCTCATGCTAAAGGTGTTTCTGTAGAGTGTGAAGTTGGATCAATTGGTGGAGAAGAAGATGGTGTTATCGGTTCTGGTGAATTAGCAGATCCAGCTGAATGTAAAGCAATGTCTGAAACAGGAATTGATTTCTTAGCTGCAGGTATTGGTAATATTCATGGTTCTTACCCTGAAAACTGGGCTGGTTTAAGCTTTGATCGTTTAGCTGAAATTGCTGCAGTAATCGACGGTAAACCAATGGTATTACATGGTGGTTCTGGTATTCCATTAGATCAAATCCAAAAAGCAATCTCTTTAGGCGTATCAAAAATTAACGTTAATACTGAATGTCAAGAAGTATTTGCAGCTGCAACACGTAAATACATTGAAGAAGGCAAAGACTTAGAAGGTAAAGGATTTGACCCTCGTAAATTATTAGCTCCAGGTACTACTGCAGTAACTGAGTTAGTTAAAGAACGTATCCAATGGTTTGGATCAAACGGTAAAGCATAATTTTAAAGCTTTAATGAAAAAAGAGTGTCTGACTTTGTCAGTCGCTCTTTTTTTACGTATAAATTTACCAAGTGCTTTTTTTCATTTATATTGTGTGATAGAATACAACTATATTATGCATAACGAAACTTATTTGGCTGCTTATTTTAAGCGGCTTTTTTAAAGACTAAAGTGAGGTCATTAAGACAAAATGAAAAAATTAATTATAAATGGTGGAAAAAAATTAAAAGGCACGGTCACAATTAGTGGTGCTAAAAATAGTGCTGTTGCTTTAATCCCTGCAGCTATTTTAGCTGACACTCCTGTTATTTTAGAAGGAGTACCTGATATTAAGGATGTGCACTCTTTAAAAGAAATTTTAGAAATTATGGGTGTGAAAGTAACTTTTGATAATCATACCATGACAATTGATCCAACCAATATGGTATCCATACCAATGCCAAGTGGAAAAATTAATAGCTTACGTGCCTCATATTATTTTATGGGAGCTTTACTAGGTAAATTTGGTGAAGGTGTTGTTGGTCTTCCAGGTGGCTGTTATTTAGGACCAAGGCCTATCGATTTACATATCAAAGGGTTTGAATCACTTGGAGCTGAAGTAACAACTGAACATGGAGCAACTTACTTAAAATCACCAAATGGATTAGAAGGAACTCGCATATACATGGATATGGTCTCTATTGGAGCAACGATTAATGTCATGTTAGCTGCGGTAAAAGCAAAAGGTCGAACAGTTATTGAAAATGCCGCAAGAGAGCCTGAAATTATTGATGTGGCAACATTATTAAATAACATGGGAGCTAAAATTCGTGGCGCTGGTACGAATGAACTTCGGATTGATGGTGTGACAGAATTAAAAGGATGTCGTCATTCAATTATTCCAGATCGTATCGAAGCAGGGACTTATTTATCAATGGCAGCTGCTCATGGTGATGGTGTTGTAGTCCAAAATGTTATTTATGAGCATTTAGAAAGTTTTATCTCAAAATTAGAAGAAATGGGTGTGCCAATGACTGTTCGTGAAGATAGTATTGAAGTACATCCAGCTAAAAACCTAAAACCAATCAACGTTACAACGGTTCCTTATCCAGGATTTGCTACAGATTTGCAACAGCCTATTACCCCCCTATTATTAAAAGCCAATGGAAAAAGTATTGTGACAGATACTATTTATGAACAGCGAGTCAATCATATTCCAGAATTAGTCCGCATGGGAGCAAACGCAAGTATTGAAGGAAAAATGATCGTATTAAATGGTCAAGATGATTTAGAGCTTGTAGGAGCAGACGTTACGGCGAGTGATTTACGTGCAGGTGCTTGTTTGGTAACTGCTGGTATCATGGCAAGCGGAACAACTCGTATTTCTAATGTGGATAATATTTTACGTGGGTATGATAATATCATTGATAAATTAACAAATCTAGGTGCTGATATCCATATGGAAGAAGGCACGGATAAAGAGGGATAATATGCGTGATTATTTAACAATGGGTGAATTAGAACATAAAACCCTAAAAGAAATTTATGCTTATGCAAAAGATTTTAAGATACCTTATTATAGTCAAATGAATAAAAAAGAATTATCATTGGCTGTCATTCGTGCGCAAGCAGAAAAACAAGGCTTTTTTATGGTAGAAGGTGTATTAGATATTGTATCAAATGATGGATATGGCTTTTTACGACCTATTAACTATACACCAAGTAAAGAAGATATCTATATTTCCTCATCACAAATTAGACGATTTGGATTACGAAACGGGGATAAAGTATCAGGAAAAGCAAGACCACCAAAAGAGAGCGAGCGTTATTATGGATTAATGCACGTTGAAACAGTTAATGGAAGAAATCCAGAAGATGCAAAACAACGCCCACACTTTCCTGCATTAACAGCTCTTTATCCGGATAGTCAAATTGTTTTAGAAACCACTAAAACAGATCTTTCTACACGAATGATAGACTTATTCGCACCGGTTGGTTTTGGCCAGAGAGGTCTAATTGTGGCACCACCAAAAGCTGGGAAAACAAGTGTCATTAAGGAAATTGCGAATGGCATTTCTAAAAATTATCCGGATGTTGAATTGATTGTGTTATTAATAGACGAACGACCTGAAGAAGTAACGGACATTGAAAGAAGTGTTGATGGAGAAGTGGTTTCTTCTACTTTTGATCAAATGCCTGAAAATCATACACGTGTCGTTGAGTTAGTCCTTGACAGAGCATTAAGGTTAGTTGAGGATAAACGTGATGTGGTGATTTTAATGGATAGTATTACGCGTTTGGCAAGAGCATACAACTTAGTTATACCACCAAGTGGACGCACACTCAGTGGGGGGATTGATCCTGCAGCATTTTATAAACCAAAACGTTTCTTTGGAGCTGCACGAAATATTGAAGAAGGCGGCAGCTTAACTATTCTAGCGACCGCTTTAGTTGATACAGGAAGTCGAATGGATGATGTTATCTATGAAGAATTCAAAGGAACAGGTAATATGGAGCTTCATCTATCTAGAGAGTTATCTGAAAGACGAGTATTTCCAGCGATTGATATCAAGCGATCTGGTACAAGACGTGAAGAATTGTTAATGTCACCTGAACATTTGGAAGAGATATGGAAATTACGCCGTCATATGAAAGGTGATTCAATTAACGCAACCAACCAGCTATTAAACTTTTTAAAGAAAACAAAGAATAATACGAC
This window encodes:
- the rho gene encoding transcription termination factor Rho, giving the protein MRDYLTMGELEHKTLKEIYAYAKDFKIPYYSQMNKKELSLAVIRAQAEKQGFFMVEGVLDIVSNDGYGFLRPINYTPSKEDIYISSSQIRRFGLRNGDKVSGKARPPKESERYYGLMHVETVNGRNPEDAKQRPHFPALTALYPDSQIVLETTKTDLSTRMIDLFAPVGFGQRGLIVAPPKAGKTSVIKEIANGISKNYPDVELIVLLIDERPEEVTDIERSVDGEVVSSTFDQMPENHTRVVELVLDRALRLVEDKRDVVILMDSITRLARAYNLVIPPSGRTLSGGIDPAAFYKPKRFFGAARNIEEGGSLTILATALVDTGSRMDDVIYEEFKGTGNMELHLSRELSERRVFPAIDIKRSGTRREELLMSPEHLEEIWKLRRHMKGDSINATNQLLNFLKKTKNNTTFFESFKDVSFLKK
- a CDS encoding UDP-N-acetylglucosamine 1-carboxyvinyltransferase — protein: MKKLIINGGKKLKGTVTISGAKNSAVALIPAAILADTPVILEGVPDIKDVHSLKEILEIMGVKVTFDNHTMTIDPTNMVSIPMPSGKINSLRASYYFMGALLGKFGEGVVGLPGGCYLGPRPIDLHIKGFESLGAEVTTEHGATYLKSPNGLEGTRIYMDMVSIGATINVMLAAVKAKGRTVIENAAREPEIIDVATLLNNMGAKIRGAGTNELRIDGVTELKGCRHSIIPDRIEAGTYLSMAAAHGDGVVVQNVIYEHLESFISKLEEMGVPMTVREDSIEVHPAKNLKPINVTTVPYPGFATDLQQPITPLLLKANGKSIVTDTIYEQRVNHIPELVRMGANASIEGKMIVLNGQDDLELVGADVTASDLRAGACLVTAGIMASGTTRISNVDNILRGYDNIIDKLTNLGADIHMEEGTDKEG
- a CDS encoding class II fructose-bisphosphate aldolase, which codes for MALVSATEMLKKAKEGKYAVGAFNTNNLEWTKAILKGAQESNSPVMIQTSMGAAKYMGGYQVCYDLVNDLIDSMGITVPVALHLDHGEYEDALKCIEIGYTSVMFDGSHLPFEENLEKAKDVVAKAHAKGVSVECEVGSIGGEEDGVIGSGELADPAECKAMSETGIDFLAAGIGNIHGSYPENWAGLSFDRLAEIAAVIDGKPMVLHGGSGIPLDQIQKAISLGVSKINVNTECQEVFAAATRKYIEEGKDLEGKGFDPRKLLAPGTTAVTELVKERIQWFGSNGKA